One part of the Anaeromyxobacter sp. Fw109-5 genome encodes these proteins:
- a CDS encoding GuaB1 family IMP dehydrogenase-related protein: MRFLHPEHDETLELSLDDVFLVPGYFDGSSRLDVNLRPVDFAGGAHPIVSANMNAVTGKRMAETVARLGGLGVLPQDMDLETAARIIAQIKSADPRYDTPLSVSPRATLRDVLGIIHKRAHDMVVVVDDERRPVGIVTHADLRDRDQYSPVGSFMSSRLVTVPVGTPNRDAFLRMDDHRVKAAPVVDAAGRLVGVLTRDDAVRLELVEPSLDARGKLMVAAAVGISSTAGATAARLAELAVSAIVLDTAHGHQRRMLEAIRDVRRAIGPERPLVAGNVCTAEGTRALLDAGADVVKVNVGPGAMCTTRMQTGAGRPTFSSVLACAREAHRRGRHVWADGGVREPRDVALYLAAGASRVMIGTLLSGTYESPGDVKEDREGRKYKENYGMASARAVSDRAAGLDAFERAKKGFFREGISTSRIYIREGRESVGDILVDVISGVQSAFTYVGATTLPEFHEKAVVGVQSPGGYTEGKPRG; this comes from the coding sequence ATGCGCTTCCTCCATCCCGAGCACGACGAGACGCTCGAGCTCTCCCTCGACGACGTCTTCCTCGTCCCCGGCTACTTCGACGGCAGCTCCCGGCTCGACGTGAACCTGCGCCCGGTGGACTTCGCGGGGGGCGCGCACCCCATCGTGTCCGCGAACATGAACGCGGTCACCGGCAAGCGGATGGCGGAGACCGTGGCGCGCCTCGGAGGCCTCGGGGTCCTGCCGCAGGACATGGACCTCGAGACGGCGGCGCGGATCATCGCGCAGATCAAGTCGGCGGACCCGCGCTACGACACGCCGCTCTCGGTCTCGCCGCGGGCCACCTTGCGCGACGTGCTCGGCATCATCCACAAGCGCGCGCACGACATGGTCGTCGTGGTGGACGACGAGCGCCGCCCGGTGGGCATCGTCACGCACGCGGACCTGCGCGACCGGGATCAGTACTCGCCCGTCGGGTCCTTCATGTCGTCCCGCCTCGTCACCGTCCCCGTGGGCACGCCGAACCGTGACGCGTTCCTGCGCATGGACGATCACCGCGTCAAGGCCGCGCCCGTCGTGGACGCGGCGGGCCGGCTCGTGGGCGTGCTGACCCGCGACGACGCGGTGCGCCTCGAGCTCGTCGAGCCTTCGCTCGACGCGCGCGGGAAGCTCATGGTGGCGGCGGCCGTCGGGATCTCCTCGACCGCAGGCGCCACCGCCGCGCGCCTCGCGGAGCTGGCCGTCTCGGCCATCGTGCTCGACACCGCGCACGGGCACCAGCGCCGCATGCTCGAGGCGATCCGGGACGTGCGGCGCGCCATCGGCCCCGAGCGGCCGCTCGTGGCGGGGAACGTCTGCACGGCGGAGGGCACCCGCGCCCTCCTCGACGCGGGCGCCGACGTCGTGAAGGTGAACGTGGGCCCGGGCGCCATGTGCACGACGCGCATGCAGACGGGCGCCGGCCGGCCCACCTTCTCGTCGGTGCTGGCGTGCGCGCGCGAGGCGCACCGGCGCGGCCGGCACGTCTGGGCGGACGGTGGAGTGCGCGAGCCGCGCGACGTGGCCCTCTACCTCGCGGCGGGCGCGTCGCGCGTCATGATCGGCACCCTGCTGTCCGGGACGTACGAGAGCCCCGGCGACGTGAAGGAGGACCGCGAGGGCCGCAAGTACAAGGAGAACTACGGGATGGCCAGCGCGCGCGCCGTGAGCGATCGCGCGGCCGGCCTCGACGCGTTCGAGCGGGCCAAGAAGGGCTTCTTCCGGGAGGGGATCTCCACGTCGCGGATCTACATCCGCGAGGGCCGCGAGAGCGTCGGAGACATCCTCGTGGACGTGATCAGCGGCGTGCAGTCGGCGTTCACGTACGTCGGCGCGACCACGCTGCCCGAGTTCCACGAGAAGGCGGTGGTGGGGGTGCAGAGCCCCGGTGGCTACACGGAGGGCAAGCCGCGCGGGTAG
- a CDS encoding site-2 protease family protein yields the protein MTGGAIRIGGVRGIPIRIHVSFLVVLPFLALGFGRMFGEATRIAGIPPERLHGSPFLWGLGIALALFLSVLVHELAHSLYALRAGGRVQAITLLMIGGVSQISEPPKTGRGEAVMAFVGPLASLVLGGLFYVVHRAMAGTALFDLRFAVFHLAYLNVVLGLFNLLPAFPMDGGRVLRGLLAERVGLLRATRTAAAAGKGFAVLFAIYAVVSANLVLMAVAFFVYLGAEAESRSVLVKALLGHIRVRDLLRSRPPLIDLSVSVYDVGERMLRERCVAFPVGDGGRVAGVVGLADVQRVPRGERGRVSVGDIARRIDPVDADDEASKALRVLAETRAPAVPVLESGVLVGLLSSGDVARALQLGELEATQHPAQPVRRAARPNLEQHA from the coding sequence ATGACGGGCGGCGCGATCCGTATCGGCGGCGTGCGGGGCATCCCCATCCGCATCCACGTGAGCTTCCTCGTCGTGCTCCCGTTTCTCGCGCTCGGGTTCGGGCGCATGTTCGGAGAGGCGACCCGGATCGCGGGGATCCCTCCCGAGCGGCTCCACGGCTCGCCGTTCCTGTGGGGGCTCGGGATCGCGCTGGCGCTGTTCCTCTCCGTCCTGGTCCACGAGCTCGCGCACTCGCTGTACGCGCTGCGGGCGGGGGGCCGCGTCCAGGCCATCACGCTGCTCATGATCGGCGGCGTGTCGCAGATCTCCGAGCCTCCGAAGACCGGGCGCGGCGAGGCGGTGATGGCGTTCGTGGGCCCGCTCGCGAGCCTCGTGCTCGGCGGGCTGTTCTACGTCGTCCACCGCGCGATGGCGGGCACCGCGCTCTTCGACCTGAGGTTCGCCGTCTTCCACCTCGCCTACCTCAACGTCGTCCTCGGGCTGTTCAACCTGCTGCCGGCCTTCCCGATGGACGGCGGTCGGGTCCTGCGGGGACTCCTCGCCGAGCGCGTCGGGCTGCTGCGGGCGACGCGCACCGCGGCGGCCGCCGGCAAGGGGTTCGCGGTGCTGTTCGCGATCTACGCCGTCGTCTCGGCGAACCTGGTGCTCATGGCGGTGGCCTTCTTCGTCTACCTCGGCGCGGAGGCCGAGAGCCGGAGCGTGCTCGTGAAGGCCCTCCTCGGCCACATCCGCGTCCGGGACCTGCTGCGCTCGCGGCCGCCCTTGATCGACCTCTCGGTCTCCGTCTACGACGTCGGCGAGCGGATGCTCCGCGAGCGCTGCGTGGCCTTCCCCGTCGGCGACGGCGGGCGGGTGGCCGGCGTGGTCGGGCTGGCGGACGTCCAGCGCGTCCCGCGCGGCGAGCGCGGGCGCGTCAGCGTCGGGGACATCGCACGCCGCATCGACCCGGTCGACGCCGACGACGAGGCGTCCAAGGCGCTCCGCGTCCTGGCGGAGACTCGCGCCCCCGCGGTGCCGGTGCTGGAGAGCGGCGTCCTCGTGGGCCTCCTCTCCAGCGGGGACGTCGCGCGCGCCCTCCAGCTCGGCGAGCTGGAGGCGACGCAGCACCCCGCGCAGCCCGTGCGGCGGGCGGCGCGTCCCAACCTGGAGCAGCACGCGTGA
- a CDS encoding pirin family protein — translation MTERRVLEVITPVVASDGAGVRLKRSIATERLDHLDPFFLFDHFGSENADDYVAGFPLHPHRGIETITYMLDGSVAHRDSIGNSGVVGPGDVQWMTAGSGILHEEMPKMGPRRLDGFQIWVNLPRELKMTRPRYQDVPAARIPEVVRPDGARVRVVAGHVDGVDGAVKEIFAGPTYLDVSLPADGSFEHPVPRGHTALVYVFQGEVTAGGKAVGAPRLAILGDGDVVRLRASGGPARFLLLSAQPLEEPAVRWGPFVMNTQEEIRQALQELRDGTFIKA, via the coding sequence ATGACGGAGCGGAGAGTCCTCGAGGTGATCACCCCGGTCGTCGCGAGCGACGGCGCGGGCGTGCGGCTGAAGCGCAGCATCGCGACGGAGCGCCTCGATCACCTCGATCCCTTCTTCCTGTTCGACCACTTCGGGTCGGAGAACGCCGACGACTACGTCGCCGGCTTCCCGCTCCACCCGCACCGCGGCATCGAGACGATCACGTACATGCTCGACGGGAGCGTCGCCCACCGCGACAGCATCGGGAACTCCGGCGTCGTCGGCCCGGGCGACGTGCAGTGGATGACGGCGGGGAGCGGCATCCTCCACGAGGAGATGCCGAAGATGGGCCCGCGCCGCCTCGACGGCTTCCAGATCTGGGTGAACCTCCCCCGCGAGCTCAAGATGACGAGGCCCCGCTACCAGGACGTGCCGGCCGCGCGGATCCCGGAGGTCGTGCGGCCGGACGGGGCCCGCGTCCGCGTGGTGGCGGGGCACGTGGACGGGGTGGACGGGGCGGTGAAGGAGATCTTCGCGGGCCCGACCTACCTCGACGTCTCCCTGCCGGCGGACGGGAGCTTCGAGCACCCGGTGCCGCGCGGGCACACGGCGCTCGTGTACGTGTTCCAGGGCGAGGTGACCGCGGGCGGGAAGGCCGTCGGGGCGCCTCGCCTCGCGATCCTGGGCGACGGCGACGTCGTGCGTCTCCGCGCGAGCGGCGGGCCGGCCCGGTTCCTGCTCCTGTCAGCGCAGCCCCTCGAGGAGCCCGCGGTGCGCTGGGGGCCGTTCGTGATGAACACGCAGGAAGAGATCCGGCAGGCGCTGCAGGAGCTCCGTGACGGCACGTTCATCAAGGCCTGA
- a CDS encoding 3'-5' exonuclease: MRFRSPPWDSLVYWAIDVETGGLDAKRDPLLAIGMVPVRAGRIRLGECYRTLVRPHAGTRITSASVTAHQLVSNDFEAAPPLGDVLPEVERRAREGALLFHHAAIDVAFLRRDFARTGLTWPSCPVVDTARLLVRHAQLRDPTRPRDHIALNLSVARAELGLPEYQAHDALSDAIATAELFLALRMALGARTLRDLR; the protein is encoded by the coding sequence CTGCGCTTCCGTTCGCCGCCATGGGACTCGCTCGTGTACTGGGCGATCGACGTCGAGACGGGGGGGCTCGACGCGAAGCGCGATCCGCTCCTCGCGATCGGGATGGTCCCCGTCCGCGCCGGGAGGATTCGCCTCGGCGAGTGCTATCGCACGCTCGTCCGACCGCACGCCGGGACCCGCATCACCTCCGCGTCCGTCACCGCGCACCAGCTGGTGTCGAACGACTTCGAAGCGGCCCCCCCGCTCGGCGACGTCCTCCCGGAGGTCGAGCGGCGCGCGCGCGAGGGCGCCCTGCTCTTCCACCACGCGGCGATCGACGTGGCGTTCCTCCGGCGCGACTTCGCGCGGACGGGGCTCACCTGGCCGTCCTGTCCGGTGGTGGACACGGCGCGCCTGCTCGTCCGCCACGCGCAGCTCCGCGACCCCACCCGCCCGCGCGATCACATCGCGCTGAACCTCTCCGTCGCGCGCGCGGAGCTCGGGCTGCCGGAGTACCAGGCGCACGACGCCCTGTCCGACGCCATCGCCACGGCGGAGCTGTTCCTGGCGCTCCGCATGGCGCTCGGCGCGCGGACCCTTCGAGACCTGCGCTGA
- a CDS encoding DUF4212 domain-containing protein, translating to MLTQLTQEQRERYWKYNIRLTVILLVIWFVVAYVLGGLLAGQLNKIVILGFPLGYYIAAQGSLAIFVIEIAVYARLMNKKDLEFGIREEATP from the coding sequence ATGCTGACTCAACTCACACAGGAGCAGCGCGAACGTTACTGGAAGTACAACATCCGGCTCACGGTCATCCTGCTCGTGATCTGGTTCGTCGTCGCCTACGTCCTCGGTGGGCTCCTCGCCGGACAGCTCAACAAGATCGTCATCCTGGGCTTCCCGCTCGGCTACTACATCGCGGCGCAAGGCTCCCTCGCCATCTTCGTCATCGAGATCGCGGTCTACGCGAGGCTCATGAACAAGAAGGACCTCGAGTTCGGGATCCGAGAGGAGGCGACGCCGTGA
- a CDS encoding sodium:solute symporter family protein, whose protein sequence is MNLRKVFGLYTISFIGVTILIGLAEWLFDLPNRWIGWIFMGLSMGIYVVIGIVTRTSEADQYYVAGRGVPAVFNGMATGSDWMSAASFISMAGALSAQGFGGLAYVMGWTGGYLLLAVFLGPYLRQFGRYTIPDFLGARYGGNAPRVVGVVAAILASFTYLIAQVTGVGLIVSRFIGLPFQIGVFVGLIGVLFCSVLGGMRSVTWTQVAQYIILIISYLVPVVVLSFKLFAVPIPQLTYGQLLQRNNARVIELARDPQNVATREAWAAESKQLGEKLKDPALPPAEKAKLEAAKKTADGQAKPLVAPNDRIENYLKVPTGTGMWNFLALTFCLMVGTAGLPHILTRYYTTPSVRQARQSVAWSLLFIFLLYFTAPAYASFARHAVFHNLVGSNVSDLPRWVTLWAPAGLFSVVDKLGDGVVQLGDFVVKSTDFVVLATPEIAGLPFVITGLVMAGGLAAALSTADGLLLTIANAISHDLYYNVINPKASLMRRLTITKVLLIVTALIAAWTATFRLAIIVELVAWAFSLAAASFFPALVMGIWWKRANKPGALAGMIVGLGTTLYYMVGSRFFGVSWFGTTTIASGVFGIPLGFLTIWIVSLLTHAPAKEMQDLVTEIRYPRSGGVAVPGTVVPMPS, encoded by the coding sequence GTGAACCTCCGCAAGGTCTTCGGGCTGTACACGATCTCGTTCATCGGGGTGACGATCCTCATCGGCCTCGCCGAGTGGCTCTTCGACCTCCCCAACCGGTGGATCGGCTGGATCTTCATGGGCCTGTCGATGGGCATCTACGTCGTCATCGGCATCGTCACCCGCACCTCCGAGGCCGACCAGTACTACGTCGCCGGCCGCGGCGTGCCCGCGGTGTTCAACGGGATGGCGACCGGCTCGGACTGGATGTCCGCCGCGTCGTTCATCTCGATGGCGGGCGCGCTCTCCGCGCAGGGGTTCGGCGGGCTCGCCTACGTGATGGGCTGGACCGGGGGGTACCTGCTCCTCGCCGTGTTCCTCGGCCCCTATCTGCGCCAGTTCGGCCGCTACACCATCCCCGACTTCCTCGGCGCACGGTACGGCGGCAACGCCCCGCGCGTCGTCGGCGTGGTCGCGGCGATCCTCGCGTCGTTCACCTACCTCATCGCCCAGGTCACCGGCGTCGGCCTGATCGTGTCGCGCTTCATCGGGCTCCCGTTCCAGATCGGCGTGTTCGTCGGCCTCATCGGCGTCCTCTTCTGCTCCGTGCTGGGCGGGATGCGCTCCGTCACCTGGACGCAGGTCGCGCAGTACATCATCCTCATCATCTCGTACCTCGTGCCGGTGGTCGTGCTCTCCTTCAAGCTGTTCGCCGTCCCGATCCCGCAGCTCACCTACGGGCAGCTCCTGCAGCGGAACAACGCGCGCGTGATCGAGCTCGCGCGCGATCCGCAGAACGTGGCGACACGGGAGGCGTGGGCGGCCGAGTCGAAGCAGCTCGGGGAGAAGCTCAAGGACCCGGCGCTGCCCCCCGCGGAGAAGGCCAAGCTCGAGGCCGCCAAGAAGACCGCGGACGGGCAGGCGAAGCCGCTCGTCGCCCCGAACGACCGGATCGAGAACTACCTCAAGGTCCCGACCGGCACCGGGATGTGGAACTTCCTCGCGCTGACGTTCTGCCTCATGGTCGGCACCGCCGGCCTCCCGCACATCCTGACGCGCTACTACACCACGCCGTCGGTGCGCCAGGCGCGCCAGTCGGTGGCCTGGTCCCTCCTCTTCATCTTCCTCCTCTACTTCACGGCGCCGGCCTACGCGTCGTTCGCCCGGCACGCCGTGTTCCACAACCTCGTGGGATCCAACGTCTCGGACCTGCCGCGCTGGGTCACGCTGTGGGCGCCGGCGGGGCTCTTCAGCGTGGTGGACAAGCTGGGCGACGGGGTGGTCCAGCTCGGCGACTTCGTCGTGAAGAGCACCGACTTCGTGGTGCTGGCGACGCCGGAGATCGCCGGGCTCCCGTTCGTGATCACCGGCCTCGTGATGGCCGGTGGCCTCGCCGCGGCGCTCTCCACCGCCGACGGCCTCCTCCTCACCATCGCGAACGCCATCTCGCATGACCTCTACTACAACGTGATCAACCCGAAGGCCTCGCTGATGCGACGGCTCACCATCACGAAGGTCCTGCTCATCGTGACGGCCCTCATCGCGGCGTGGACTGCGACCTTCCGCCTCGCCATCATCGTCGAGCTGGTCGCGTGGGCGTTCAGCCTCGCGGCGGCGTCGTTCTTCCCGGCCCTGGTGATGGGCATCTGGTGGAAGCGGGCCAACAAGCCGGGCGCCCTCGCCGGCATGATCGTCGGCCTCGGGACCACGCTGTACTACATGGTCGGGAGCCGGTTCTTCGGCGTGTCGTGGTTCGGCACCACGACCATCGCCTCCGGCGTGTTCGGGATTCCGCTCGGGTTCCTGACCATCTGGATCGTCTCGCTCCTGACGCACGCGCCCGCGAAGGAGATGCAGGACCTCGTCACCGAGATCCGCTACCCGCGGTCGGGCGGAGTGGCGGTCCCCGGGACCGTGGTCCCGATGCCTTCCTGA
- a CDS encoding putative nucleotidyltransferase substrate binding domain-containing protein: MTPGEVGTLDPVAYVRRIPPFDSLPEGEFLEAARGLEIGLFETGTRLVAAGGEPLRDLYVIRKGAVRLEREGHVLQVLEEGEVFGYTSLISSRASLDVLVDDRLLAYCLPAAAFERLLADASFAAHFAVVLADRLRASLTPARVARFEPDVGVPIEQLIRRPVVWASAEATVADVARVMRDEHVSSVLLPEVPPAIVTDRDLRNRVLGEELGPEIAATRVGSRPLRTVAASTPVWEAWRAFLDAGVNHLAVVRDDEIVGVLTSTDLLKHSARGPMAVLRRFERLSSRDRLPDYSRTVTEMCATVLGAGIDVAIVSGFVSQLNAALLRRLLVLAETDLGPPPGPYAWLAFGSDARREQTLPTDQDNALVHVDGARPDWFQALARRVNADLEAAGFPPCPADRMARSWSGPLAGWVRGIDACVDEHPFHAGILFDLRRVGGTLDVGALDGALARAARRPPFVRLLAKQALAVAPPLDLLLRIRGGSARVDLKRQGIFPIVLLARCFALDAGSRARSTLERLEDASKAGLLSERMHADVAGAFRFLLGLRLAVQLRALEAGTPAADQVQLSELTGTERGRLKDAFRAIRQWQDSASLRYQPELVPTGPAGG, translated from the coding sequence GTGACGCCTGGCGAGGTGGGCACGCTCGACCCGGTGGCCTACGTCCGCCGCATCCCGCCCTTCGACTCGCTCCCGGAGGGCGAGTTCCTCGAGGCGGCACGCGGGCTCGAGATCGGCCTCTTCGAGACGGGCACCCGCCTGGTCGCGGCCGGCGGCGAGCCGCTGCGGGATCTCTACGTCATCCGCAAAGGCGCCGTCCGCCTCGAGCGGGAAGGGCACGTGCTGCAGGTGCTCGAGGAGGGAGAGGTCTTCGGCTACACCTCGCTCATCTCGAGCCGGGCGTCGCTCGACGTCCTCGTGGACGACCGCCTCCTCGCCTACTGCCTGCCGGCGGCCGCCTTCGAGCGGCTGCTCGCGGACGCCAGCTTCGCCGCGCACTTCGCCGTGGTGCTCGCCGACCGCCTCAGGGCGAGCCTCACCCCCGCCCGCGTCGCCCGGTTCGAGCCCGACGTCGGCGTCCCCATCGAGCAGCTCATCCGGCGCCCGGTCGTGTGGGCGAGCGCGGAGGCGACCGTCGCCGACGTCGCTCGCGTCATGCGCGACGAGCACGTGTCCTCGGTCCTCCTGCCGGAGGTCCCGCCCGCCATCGTGACCGATCGCGACCTGCGCAACCGCGTCCTGGGGGAAGAGCTCGGCCCCGAGATCGCGGCGACCCGCGTCGGCTCGCGCCCGCTCCGCACGGTCGCGGCGTCCACGCCGGTGTGGGAGGCGTGGCGGGCGTTCCTCGACGCGGGGGTGAACCACCTCGCGGTCGTCCGCGACGACGAGATCGTCGGCGTCCTCACGTCGACGGATCTGCTGAAGCACTCGGCGCGGGGCCCGATGGCGGTGCTGCGACGGTTCGAGCGGCTCTCGTCGCGGGATCGCCTGCCGGACTACTCCCGCACCGTGACCGAGATGTGCGCGACCGTGCTCGGGGCCGGGATCGACGTGGCGATCGTCTCGGGGTTCGTGTCCCAGCTGAACGCGGCGCTCCTGCGCCGGCTCCTGGTCCTCGCCGAGACCGACCTGGGCCCGCCTCCGGGCCCCTACGCGTGGCTCGCGTTCGGCTCCGACGCCCGGCGCGAGCAGACGCTGCCCACCGACCAGGACAACGCCCTCGTCCACGTCGATGGCGCTCGGCCCGACTGGTTCCAGGCCCTGGCCCGCCGCGTCAACGCGGATCTCGAGGCGGCGGGGTTCCCGCCCTGCCCCGCCGACCGCATGGCGCGGAGCTGGAGCGGCCCGCTCGCCGGGTGGGTACGCGGGATCGACGCCTGCGTGGACGAGCACCCGTTCCACGCGGGCATCCTGTTCGATCTCCGCCGCGTCGGCGGGACGCTCGACGTCGGCGCGCTCGACGGCGCGCTCGCGCGCGCGGCGCGCCGACCGCCGTTCGTGCGCCTCCTGGCGAAGCAGGCGCTCGCGGTCGCACCGCCGCTCGATCTCCTGCTCCGGATCCGCGGGGGCTCCGCGCGCGTGGACCTGAAGCGCCAGGGGATCTTCCCCATCGTGCTCCTCGCGCGATGCTTCGCCCTCGACGCGGGGAGCCGCGCGCGGAGCACCCTCGAGCGGCTCGAGGACGCGTCGAAGGCGGGCCTGCTGTCGGAGCGGATGCACGCGGACGTCGCGGGGGCGTTCCGGTTCCTGCTCGGCCTGAGGCTCGCGGTGCAGCTCCGCGCGCTGGAGGCGGGCACTCCCGCGGCGGACCAGGTGCAGCTCTCGGAGCTCACCGGAACGGAGCGCGGCCGCCTGAAGGACGCCTTCCGCGCCATCCGGCAGTGGCAGGACAGCGCGTCCCTGCGATACCAGCCGGAGCTCGTCCCGACCGGCCCGGCGGGCGGGTAG
- a CDS encoding DUF294 nucleotidyltransferase-like domain-containing protein — protein sequence MLGIDPVAYVRSLPPFDALPKALFDAVAPTIDVSFDPAGARLVYPGGEPLRHLYVIRKGSVKLLREGRALQLLEEGEVFGYTSLLRHEAMLDVVVEEDLVAYRLPERSFALLLSDARFARHFAARAAERLQASLSGGEVASYRPDLAVEVGQIAVRAPVWVTPDARAGEAARTMRRERISSVLVRGDPPGILTDRDLRGRVLAEGLGPGTPVDRICTRPLGTMPATTPVYAAWTYLLDKGVHHLPITRDGEIVAVITSTDLMRHTTPGPITVLRRVEWLPSREHLPGYAGRLAEMASSLLASGLDAVAIGGFVARLNEVLLRRILQWTEADQGAPPAPYAWIVFGSEGRMEQTLLTDQDNGLVYADAGAGRREWFRSFAERVNADLMAAGFPECPGRYMARWWHGPLSEWEERFRGWIDVPDPKALLVASIFFDFRRAGGALELAPLDAILAEARRKIVFLRLLASASMEHHPPERLLLRVRGDASTVDLKTQGLSPVVLLARCYGLEAGTRARSTLERLEAAARAGLLAEDERATVAGAFRFVLGLRLRRELEAQTRGTPATTRLSLGQLSAIERTRLKEAFRDIERWHDAARHHYHVES from the coding sequence ATGCTCGGGATCGATCCCGTCGCTTACGTCAGGTCGCTCCCGCCGTTCGACGCGCTCCCGAAGGCGCTCTTCGACGCGGTGGCGCCGACCATCGACGTGAGCTTCGATCCCGCCGGGGCCCGCCTCGTGTATCCCGGGGGCGAGCCGCTGCGCCACCTGTACGTCATCCGCAAGGGCTCGGTGAAGCTGCTGCGCGAGGGCCGGGCCCTGCAGCTGCTCGAGGAAGGGGAGGTCTTCGGCTACACCTCGCTCCTCCGGCACGAGGCGATGCTCGACGTCGTGGTGGAGGAGGACCTCGTCGCGTACCGGCTGCCCGAGCGAAGCTTCGCGCTGCTGCTCTCGGACGCGCGCTTCGCCCGGCACTTCGCGGCGCGGGCCGCGGAGCGCCTGCAGGCGAGCCTCTCGGGCGGCGAGGTCGCGAGCTACCGGCCGGATCTCGCGGTCGAGGTCGGGCAGATCGCGGTCCGGGCGCCCGTGTGGGTCACGCCCGACGCCCGGGCGGGCGAGGCGGCGCGGACGATGCGAAGGGAGCGGATCTCGTCCGTCCTCGTGCGAGGCGATCCGCCCGGGATCCTCACGGATCGCGACCTGCGCGGCCGCGTGCTCGCGGAGGGGCTCGGGCCCGGGACGCCCGTGGACCGGATCTGCACGAGGCCGCTCGGCACGATGCCGGCGACGACTCCGGTCTACGCGGCCTGGACGTATCTGCTGGACAAGGGCGTGCACCACCTCCCGATCACGCGCGACGGGGAGATCGTCGCCGTGATCACCTCGACCGATCTCATGCGGCACACGACCCCCGGACCGATCACGGTCCTGCGGCGCGTCGAGTGGCTCCCGTCGCGCGAGCACCTGCCCGGCTACGCGGGCAGGCTGGCGGAGATGGCCTCCTCGCTCCTGGCGAGCGGCCTCGACGCCGTCGCCATCGGGGGGTTCGTGGCGCGGCTCAACGAGGTGCTCCTGCGACGGATTCTCCAGTGGACGGAGGCCGATCAGGGCGCGCCCCCCGCGCCGTACGCCTGGATCGTGTTCGGGTCCGAGGGGCGGATGGAGCAGACGCTGCTCACGGATCAGGACAACGGGCTCGTCTACGCCGACGCGGGCGCCGGGAGGCGCGAGTGGTTCCGATCCTTCGCGGAGCGTGTCAACGCCGACCTGATGGCGGCGGGTTTCCCGGAGTGCCCCGGCCGCTACATGGCGCGCTGGTGGCATGGCCCGCTGTCGGAGTGGGAGGAGCGGTTTCGCGGCTGGATCGACGTGCCCGATCCGAAGGCGCTCCTCGTCGCGTCCATCTTCTTCGATTTCCGCCGGGCCGGCGGCGCGCTCGAGCTCGCGCCGCTCGACGCGATCCTCGCCGAGGCGAGGAGGAAGATCGTGTTCCTTCGCCTGCTCGCGAGCGCGTCGATGGAGCACCACCCTCCCGAGCGGCTCCTGCTCCGCGTCCGCGGCGACGCGTCGACCGTCGATCTCAAGACGCAGGGTCTGTCGCCCGTCGTCCTCCTCGCCCGCTGCTACGGGCTCGAGGCCGGCACGCGCGCGCGGAGCACCCTCGAGCGCCTCGAGGCCGCGGCGCGGGCCGGGCTCCTCGCCGAGGACGAGCGCGCGACGGTGGCGGGGGCCTTCCGCTTCGTGCTCGGGCTCCGCCTCCGGCGTGAGCTCGAGGCCCAGACCCGGGGCACGCCCGCGACGACGAGGCTGTCGCTCGGCCAGCTCAGCGCGATCGAGCGGACGCGGCTCAAGGAGGCGTTCCGCGACATCGAGCGCTGGCACGACGCGGCGAGGCACCACTACCACGTCGAGTCCTAG
- a CDS encoding BON domain-containing protein, whose amino-acid sequence MTRYGGWEDPRWDERERAAGERGYGEARAGRWREREELDPPWVERGPYARSADADTRGLIEWEDRGPLAWMGERAREATGKRPHGPKGYRRADDRIQDAVCERIARSPVDASDVEVKVENGEVTLTGTVRSRREKWWLEELVEGVFGVEDVHDHLRVARTDAPGQETGPGRSTH is encoded by the coding sequence ATGACACGCTACGGAGGTTGGGAGGATCCACGCTGGGACGAGCGGGAGCGAGCGGCAGGGGAACGTGGGTACGGCGAGGCGCGGGCGGGGCGCTGGCGCGAGCGCGAGGAGCTCGACCCGCCGTGGGTGGAGCGCGGCCCGTACGCACGGAGCGCGGACGCCGACACCCGCGGGCTCATCGAGTGGGAAGATCGCGGCCCCCTCGCGTGGATGGGAGAGCGGGCGCGTGAGGCGACCGGAAAACGCCCGCACGGTCCGAAGGGCTACAGGCGCGCCGACGACCGCATCCAGGACGCCGTGTGCGAGCGGATCGCCCGCAGCCCGGTCGACGCGAGCGACGTGGAGGTGAAGGTCGAGAACGGCGAGGTGACGCTCACCGGGACCGTGCGCAGCCGCCGCGAGAAGTGGTGGCTCGAGGAGCTGGTGGAGGGCGTGTTCGGCGTCGAGGACGTACACGATCACCTGCGCGTCGCGCGCACCGACGCGCCCGGCCAGGAGACGGGGCCGGGGCGGTCGACCCACTGA